The following proteins come from a genomic window of Zonotrichia leucophrys gambelii isolate GWCS_2022_RI chromosome 4, RI_Zleu_2.0, whole genome shotgun sequence:
- the ABRAXAS1 gene encoding BRCA1-A complex subunit Abraxas 1 yields MEGESTSALLSGFVFGALTFQHLSTDSDTEGFLLGDVKGEAKNSITDSQMDDVEVVYTIDIQKHIPCYQLFSFYSSAGELNELALKKILSGCKKSVIGWYKFRRNTDQTMTFRERVLHKNLQSHLSNQGLVFLLLTSSVMTESCSTYRLEHALHRPQEGLFQKVPLVVTNLGMAEQQGYRTVSGSCVSSGFVRAMRQHRSEFFHEDGSLQEVHKINEMYATLQEELKKICITVEVSERSVEKLLAEVSQLKEAIKRKKQQNCSGEDKNHPVEPKENVLLCQALQTFFPDSRFQTCIVSFKGQQISKNCCNTDHHINVMDKLTLMVEERDFTEARHLNKRKGRETTSVSKSFKKSRSLQLHQEPLQDQEDSDQERKLTLSSTETDEDVFEENRDAKEYPHSPTF; encoded by the exons ATGGAAGGCGAGAGCACCTCGGCCCTGCTCTCGGGCTTCGTATTCGGCGCCCTCACCTTCCAGCACCTCAGCACCGACTCGGACACG GAAGGTTTTCTGCTTGGAGATGTGAAAGGTGAAGCCAAGAACAGCATCACAGACTCACAAATGGATGATGTTGAAGTTGTTTATACAATCG ACATACAGAAGCATATTCCGTGCTACCAGTTGTTCAG CTTTTATAGTTCTGCAGGAGAACTGAACGAACTTGCCCTGAAGAAAATACTATCAGGCTGTAAGAAG AGTGTAATAGGATGGTACAAATTCAGACGTAACACAGACCAGACCATGACATTCCGGGAAAGAGTTCTTCATAAAAACCTGCAGTCACACCTATCAAATCAGGGGCTGGTATTCCTCCTTTTAACCTCTAGTGTGATGACAGAAAGTTGTTCTACTTACAGACTGGAACATGCTCTGCATCGGCCTCAGGAAGG ACTTTTCCAGAAAGTTCCTTTGGTGGTCACCAACCTGGGCATGGCAGAACAGCAAGGTTACAGAACAGTGTCCGGTTCCTGTGTATCCTCTGGTTTTGTGAGAGCCATGAGACAACACAG GTCAGAATTCTTCCATGAAGATGGGTCCCTACAGGAGGTTCATAAGATAAATGAGATGTACGCCACCTTGCAGGAGGAACTGAAG AAAATATGTATTACAGTAGAAGTCAGTGAACGATCTGTAGAGAAACTCTTAGCAGAGGTGAGCCAATTAAAAGAAgcaataaagaggaaaaagcaacaaaattgtTCAG gagaAGACAAAAACCACCCAGTGGAGCCAAAGGAGAATGTTCTCCTTTGCCAGGCACTACAAACATTTTTCCCCGATTCCAGATTTCAGACATGCATTGTTTCTTTCAAAGGCCAACAGATATCCAAGAACTGCTGTAACACAGACCATCATATTAATGTCATGGACAAACTGACTCTCATGGTAGAGGAAAGAGACTTCACTGAAGCTAGGCATCTAAACAAGCGTAAGGGCAGGGAGACCACATCAGTTTCAAAGTCATTCAAGAAGTCCAGATCATTGCAGCTTCACCAAGAACCACTTCAAGACCAAGAGGACAGTGACCAGGAAAGGAAGCTTACACTGAGTAGCACTGAAACAGATGAGGATGTGTTTGAAGAAAACAGAGATGCAAAGGAATACCCACACTCTCCTACTTTCTGA